Below is a genomic region from Bacteroidota bacterium.
GGTCGCGGAGGTTGCAGGCCTGCTTGGTGCAGCCGGGCGTGCCGTCCTTGGGGTAGAAATAGAGCAGCAGCCACCGGCCGCTGAAGTCGCCGAGCGAGAGCGTGTCGCCAGTCGCGGTCGGGCCGGAGAAGGCGGGGGCCGGGTCGCCGGCCGAGGGCATCGTATTCGTCATGAGGGATCGGGGGTAGCGGTGTCGTTGAGGGACCAGTCGTAGGGGAGGTAGTTCACGTCGTAGCCGCCTGCTTCCAGCGTCTCGCGGACGGCCCCGTCGAAGTACGGCGCGAGGAAGGCTTGCAGCCCGGTGGGGCCCTCGCCGAAGTCGCCGCTGAACCAGTCGAAGATTTTGGAGAGCGCGATGGTCTCGTCGCCGGCCGGCACGCGGTTCTTGTCGGGGTTAGCGAGGAAGCGCCGGGCCTGGTCGTCGAGTTGGGCGTCGAGGAGGTCGCCGGCGTAGGCTTCGGCGCGGAGCGGGGGGCAGCTCACGGCGGCGCAGACGAGCGCGAAGTGGATGCGGGGCTCGCCGAACTCGGGGCGGATGATCCCGTGCTCCACCTTGTCGAGCGTCCTCGTCTCCCCGCCGACCACAACGAACTCGACCTTGAACGGCGTGTTGACGAGCGGGACGAACGCCCCCTCCACCACGTCCCGGATGCTGCCGACGGGGTAGTTGTCGGCGATGAGCTTGAGGGTGCAGGCGTTGTAGACGTTGAGCCAAAACGCGAGCCGGTCGGCGTCGGCGAGGTTCGACGGGTCGGTGGCGGCCAGGTCCGCCAGGTAGGCGTCGAGCGGTGCCGGGTCGGCGGTGAGGGCGGCGTAGTCGACGAGCCCGCGCTCGTCTACGACCTCGGCGAGCACCGCAGTAAACGCGCTGTGGTCGAACGTCTCTGGGGCCGTGACCGGCTCCCCAGGCTCGACCCTCTGGACCGGAGACTCGGAGAGACACCCGGCGAGGACTGGGACGCACAGCAGGGCGGGGACGAAGCGCAGCATGAGGGGCTCGGTGGCGGACGGCGGCTCCAACGCCGCACTGTTGGGCAGGGTCCTGTTGGGCAGGGTCCGCTTGCGCCGGCTACACTTCGGCTGCGCGGTCTGCCCACGCGCCGAGGCGCTCGATCTCGTCGTAGGCCGTGAGGTCGTAGTGCAGCGGCGTGACGGAGACGTACCCGGCATCGACGGCGGCGAGGTCGGTGTCGCGGCCGTCGTCGAGGTTGACGAACTGGCCGCCGAGCCAGTAGTAGGGCCGGTCGAAGGGGTCGCGGCGCTCGTGGAACTCCTCCTCCCACCGCGCCCGCGCCTGGCGCGTGATCTCCATCCCCCGGACTACGCCGACGTCGCCTGCCGGGACGTTGACGTTGAGGAGGGTGCCCGGCTTCAGCCCGTCGCTGAGCACGCGCTCGGCGAGGAGACGGGCGTAGCGGCCCGCCGCCTCGAAGTCGGCCTCGGGGTCCCACGAGCAGAGCGACATGGCGACCGCCGGGACGCCGAGGATAGCCGCTTCGGTGGCGGCGCTGACGGTGCCGGAGTAGAGCACGTTGACGGCCGTGTTCGGGCCATGGTTGATCCCGCTCACGACGAGGTCGGGGAAGCGGGGCAGGAGCTTCTGGCAGGCGAGCTTGACGCAGTCGGCGGGCGTGCCGGTGACGGCGCGCGCCCACACCTCGCGCGCGCCGAGCGCGAACGGCCACGGGTGCGCCCGCACCGGGTCGCGCACGGTGATCGCGTGCCCGACCGCGCTCTGCTCCGTCGCCGGCGCGGCGACGGCGAGCGTGCCGAGCCCGTCGAGCGCCGCGGCGAGCGCCGCGAGGCCGTTGGCGTCGACCCCGTCGTCGTTCGAGAGGAGGATGAGCGGCCGGTCCGGCGACGCGTCGAGCGGAACGTTGGGACGAGGCATTGTTGCGTATAGGAGTGTGGGGGGATGAGAGTATGGGAGGACGTCGGATCGAAGCGCGGCGCTCCCCCACACGCCCGCACTCCCAAACACCCATACCCAATCAGTAGCTTTCGTCGAGGTCGGGGAAGACGCCGGCGCGGACGTCCTCGATGTAGTGCTCGACCGCGCCGTGCATGGTGTCGGCGAGGTCGGCGTAGCGGCGGACGAAGCGGGGGCTGAAGTCCTTCGTCAGCCCGAGGAGGTCGTGGGTGACGAGGACCTGGCCGCTCGTCGCCGGCCCGGCCCCGATGCCGATCGTCGGGATCGAGACGGACTCGGTGACCTCGGCGGCGAGGGCAGCGGGGATCTTTTCGAGCACGATGCCGAAGCAGCCAGCCCGCTCCAGGAGGACGGCGTCGCGGCGGATTTGGTCGGCTTCTTCCTCCTCGCGGGCGCGGACGCGGTAGGTGCCAAACTTGTAGATGCTCTGCGGGGTCAGCCCGAGGTGGCCCATCACGGGGATGCCAGCCGAGAGGATGCGCTCGATGGCCCCGATGGCGACCGCCCCGCCCTCGAGCTTGACGGCGTGCGCGCCGGTCTCCTTCATCACCCGAACGGCCGAGGCGAGCGCCCGCTTCGTGTTGCCCTGGTACGTCCCGAACGGCAGGTCCACGACGATGAGCGCTCGCTGCACGCCGGGGACGACGCACTGCGCGTGGTAGATCATGTGCTCCAGCGTGATCGGCAGCGTGGTCTCGTTGCCCGCCATCACGTTCGAGGCCGAGTCGCCGACGAGGAGGACGTCCACGCCCGCCCCGTCGAGGATGCGGGCCGAGGTGTAGTCGTAGGCCGTCAGCATGGCGATCTTCGTCCCGGCGCGGCGCATCTCCTGGAGCGTCTGCGTGGTGACGCGCTTCGTGCGGTCTTCGAGCGTGGTGACGGAGGCGAGTTGCGTACTCATAGGGTGGGAGTTAGAGGTCGAGGGTCAGGAGTGCTCCGGCAGCAGGCAGGCAAGGTAACCAAGATCCGCGTTATCGCTATCCATCACCGTCCACCGAAAAAGCCCCCGCCGCCCGGAGGCAGCAGGGGCTTCGGCGAAACGTAGCCGGTCCGGTCAGCCGCCGGCACCGGTCGGGCTCTGGGTGATGCTGATGCCGAGCTTGCTCATCACCTCGGTCGTGATGTCGACGGTGTTGTCCTCATCGGCGAAGAGGATCACGGGCTCGGTCGAGACGCGCGTCGAGAGCACGAGCGTGAGGCCCCGGGCCGCCGCGACCTCGTCGATGGCCCCCTGGAGTTCGTTGAAGAGGGGCTGGAGGAGTTCGTTCTGGCGCCGGTCGAGCGCCTGGAGGCGGTTCTGCTGCTCGGTCTGGAGGTCCGTCTGGAGCTGGACGATCTCCTCCTCGCGCGTCTGGCGCGCCTCGGCCGAGAGCACCCCGCTCTGGTTCTGGTAGTCGGCGAACTTCTCCTGGATGGTCTGCTCCATCGTGGCGAGCTCCTGCTGGTCCTGCTGGGCCTGGGTCTGGAGCTGGGTCTGGACCTCGCGGTACTGCGGCATCTGCACGATGATCAGCTCGTAGTCGGTAAAGCCGATCCGGGCGCTGGTCTGCGCCTGCGCGGGCGCGAAGCCGGCGGCGAGGAACGCAGCGCTCGCGGTGAGGAGGAGAAGACGGTTGAGGTAGGTCATGGGTTGGGTCGCTGGTGGTCAGAGTTGGAGCGGGCGGGGCCGCGTCTAGCGCCCGCCCTGGGCTTGCGTAGTTTCGATGCCAAGCTCGTCCAGGACGAGATCCGAGATGTCGAGGTCGACGTTGGCGTAGAGGAAGAGGAAGTCGCCGCTCTTGTCGAAGACGAAGTCGTACTCCTCGTCCTGGGCGACGCGGTCGATGGCTTCGAGGACGCGCTCCTGGATGGGGCGCATCTGGCGCTGCTGCTCGCGGAAGAGTTCGCCCTCCGGCCCGAAGCGCTGAATCCGCCGGGACTCCAGCTCCTGCTCTTTGGCCGCGATCTCCTGGCGCTTGCGCTCGCGCTCGTCGTCGGTGAAGAGCAGCTCCCGGGCCTCGTAGTCCCGCGCGAGCTCGTCCACCTCGCGCTGCAACTGGTCGAGCTCGCCCTGCCACTGCTGGGCGAGGCGGTCGAGGTTGGACTGCGCCGTGCGGTACTCGGTGATCTGGTCGAGCAGGAACTCGGAGTCGACGTACGCGATGCGCTGCTGGGCCACGGCCGGAACCGCCACGGCGAGCGCGAGGAGCAGGAGAGGGATGCGTCGCATCGGTTGCTGAGTTTCTGGTTTCTGGTTCCTAGTTGGCTGTCCCCGACTGTTCTCGACAAACCAGAAACTAAAAACCAGAAACCAAAGACGGCCTACTGCCCGCCGAGCGAGAACTGGAAGCGCCACTGCGGCCCGATCTCGAGGGGCGCGTTGCCGCGGATGTCCGTGAACGAGTCGATCTGGTAGCCGTAGTTGAGGTCGATCAGCCCGAGGAACGGGAGGAACAGCTTGGCCCCGAAGCCGGCCGAGCGGAAGAGCTTCGTCGGGTTGTAGTCGTCGAAGCTGTTCCAGGTGTTGGCGGCGTCGACGAAGAGGTACGGGGCGGCCGTGAACTGCGGCGTCTGGATCGCCACGACGCGGGCCTCCATCGAGTACTTGTTCAGGATCCGCCCGCCGACGCGGCGGCCGTTCTGCACCGGCGTGATGGCGAGCG
It encodes:
- a CDS encoding DUF547 domain-containing protein; amino-acid sequence: MLRFVPALLCVPVLAGCLSESPVQRVEPGEPVTAPETFDHSAFTAVLAEVVDERGLVDYAALTADPAPLDAYLADLAATDPSNLADADRLAFWLNVYNACTLKLIADNYPVGSIRDVVEGAFVPLVNTPFKVEFVVVGGETRTLDKVEHGIIRPEFGEPRIHFALVCAAVSCPPLRAEAYAGDLLDAQLDDQARRFLANPDKNRVPAGDETIALSKIFDWFSGDFGEGPTGLQAFLAPYFDGAVRETLEAGGYDVNYLPYDWSLNDTATPDPS
- a CDS encoding OmpH family outer membrane protein; the protein is MTYLNRLLLLTASAAFLAAGFAPAQAQTSARIGFTDYELIIVQMPQYREVQTQLQTQAQQDQQELATMEQTIQEKFADYQNQSGVLSAEARQTREEEIVQLQTDLQTEQQNRLQALDRRQNELLQPLFNELQGAIDEVAAARGLTLVLSTRVSTEPVILFADEDNTVDITTEVMSKLGISITQSPTGAGG
- a CDS encoding OmpH family outer membrane protein; protein product: MRRIPLLLLALAVAVPAVAQQRIAYVDSEFLLDQITEYRTAQSNLDRLAQQWQGELDQLQREVDELARDYEARELLFTDDERERKRQEIAAKEQELESRRIQRFGPEGELFREQQRQMRPIQERVLEAIDRVAQDEEYDFVFDKSGDFLFLYANVDLDISDLVLDELGIETTQAQGGR
- the surE gene encoding 5'/3'-nucleotidase SurE, yielding MPRPNVPLDASPDRPLILLSNDDGVDANGLAALAAALDGLGTLAVAAPATEQSAVGHAITVRDPVRAHPWPFALGAREVWARAVTGTPADCVKLACQKLLPRFPDLVVSGINHGPNTAVNVLYSGTVSAATEAAILGVPAVAMSLCSWDPEADFEAAGRYARLLAERVLSDGLKPGTLLNVNVPAGDVGVVRGMEITRQARARWEEEFHERRDPFDRPYYWLGGQFVNLDDGRDTDLAAVDAGYVSVTPLHYDLTAYDEIERLGAWADRAAEV
- the panB gene encoding 3-methyl-2-oxobutanoate hydroxymethyltransferase, producing MSTQLASVTTLEDRTKRVTTQTLQEMRRAGTKIAMLTAYDYTSARILDGAGVDVLLVGDSASNVMAGNETTLPITLEHMIYHAQCVVPGVQRALIVVDLPFGTYQGNTKRALASAVRVMKETGAHAVKLEGGAVAIGAIERILSAGIPVMGHLGLTPQSIYKFGTYRVRAREEEEADQIRRDAVLLERAGCFGIVLEKIPAALAAEVTESVSIPTIGIGAGPATSGQVLVTHDLLGLTKDFSPRFVRRYADLADTMHGAVEHYIEDVRAGVFPDLDESY